One Paracoccaceae bacterium genomic region harbors:
- the rpmE gene encoding 50S ribosomal protein L31, whose product MKKGIHPDYHFIDVKMTDGTVFRTRTTWGKAGDQMALDIDPLSHPAWTGQTAKLMDTGGRVSKFKNKYAGLGF is encoded by the coding sequence ATGAAAAAGGGCATCCATCCCGACTATCACTTCATCGACGTCAAGATGACCGACGGCACCGTGTTCCGCACCCGCACGACCTGGGGCAAGGCGGGCGACCAGATGGCGCTCGACATCGACCCGCTGTCGCATCCCGCCTGGACTGGCCAGACCGCCAAGCTGATGGACACCGGCGGCCGCGTGTCGAAGTTCAAGAACAAGTACGCGGGCCTCGGCTTCTGA